A single region of the Vagococcus teuberi genome encodes:
- a CDS encoding ArgE/DapE family deacylase, giving the protein MQKNQKIEWLQDIVKMETINGNEEIVAKYIQNKLKQVNISTELIQYADNRSSLVATIKKGNSDKVLGLTGHMDVVDPGDASDWKYPPFSATIEGNKLYGRGSTDMKSGLMAMVIAMIELQEEQKEFNGTIKLLATVGEEVGELGAEQLTNLGYVDDLDGLIVGEPSNYNLVYTHMGSINYTVTSEGKEAHSSMPQEGYNALNHLIDFSYHINQKMDEISSNYVNEELGSTIHNITIMNGGKQVNSIPNFASLQGNIRSIPEFSNDDIIKVLQDTVDELNKNQPYKLKLTIDYNKLSVKANKQSELIKVIQQQFDEPLPLIGIGATTDTAEFIKSSNPFEFIVFGPGESTLPHQVNEYVDIDNYLDMIDKYKQIILTYLN; this is encoded by the coding sequence ATGCAAAAGAATCAAAAAATTGAGTGGTTACAAGACATTGTTAAGATGGAAACAATCAATGGTAACGAAGAAATTGTGGCAAAATATATTCAAAATAAATTAAAGCAAGTTAATATTTCAACTGAGTTGATTCAATATGCTGATAATCGTAGCAGCTTAGTGGCAACGATTAAAAAAGGAAATAGTGATAAAGTTCTAGGGTTAACTGGTCATATGGATGTCGTGGACCCTGGGGATGCGAGTGATTGGAAGTATCCGCCTTTTTCTGCAACTATAGAAGGTAATAAACTTTACGGTCGTGGTTCAACGGATATGAAAAGTGGTCTGATGGCGATGGTTATTGCAATGATTGAACTTCAAGAAGAACAAAAAGAATTTAATGGAACGATTAAATTATTAGCAACCGTTGGAGAAGAAGTAGGTGAGTTAGGGGCTGAACAATTAACTAATCTAGGATATGTTGATGACTTAGATGGTTTGATTGTAGGTGAGCCAAGCAATTATAATCTAGTCTATACTCATATGGGGTCAATCAATTACACAGTGACATCAGAAGGAAAAGAAGCACACAGTTCTATGCCGCAAGAAGGATATAATGCATTAAACCATTTGATTGATTTTTCGTACCACATCAATCAAAAAATGGATGAGATTTCAAGTAACTATGTAAATGAGGAATTAGGTTCAACGATTCATAATATTACGATTATGAATGGTGGGAAACAGGTCAATAGTATTCCAAACTTTGCATCACTACAAGGGAATATACGTAGTATTCCAGAATTTTCTAATGATGATATTATTAAAGTATTACAAGATACGGTAGATGAACTAAATAAAAACCAACCATACAAGTTAAAACTAACTATTGATTACAATAAATTATCTGTTAAAGCAAACAAACAGTCTGAATTAATTAAGGTAATTCAACAACAATTTGATGAACCATTACCACTTATTGGGATTGGTGCGACAACTGATACGGCAGAATTTATTAAATCGTCTAATCCGTTTGAGTTTATTGTCTTCGGACCTGGTGAATCCACATTACCACACCAAGTCAATGAGTATGTTGACATAGATAATTATTTAGATATGATTGATAAATACAAACAAATTATTTTAACTTATTTAAATTAA
- a CDS encoding NUDIX hydrolase: MEDIRVVIGDSKFDVRACGVLSQDNHILSSVESDGSQTLPGGAVKIGETSKEAVVREFLEETNIRVRVGNLLAVVENMFNYKDKPYQQIIFVYEVFPIEEISDIKGDIEVKWTPKERLNALKPSPLNDIIQQLGTTIRHVINKED; encoded by the coding sequence ATGGAAGACATTCGAGTCGTTATAGGAGATAGTAAGTTTGATGTGCGAGCGTGTGGCGTTTTAAGTCAAGACAATCATATTTTATCAAGTGTTGAATCTGATGGTAGTCAGACGTTACCTGGTGGAGCAGTCAAAATAGGAGAAACATCTAAAGAGGCTGTTGTACGAGAATTTTTAGAAGAGACGAACATAAGGGTTAGGGTAGGTAATCTTTTAGCAGTAGTTGAAAACATGTTCAATTATAAGGACAAACCATATCAACAAATTATCTTTGTCTATGAGGTTTTTCCAATCGAAGAGATAAGTGATATAAAAGGAGATATTGAAGTTAAGTGGACACCTAAAGAAAGATTGAATGCATTAAAACCTAGCCCATTAAATGATATCATCCAGCAACTAGGTACGACTATTAGACATGTGATTAATAAAGAAGATTAA
- a CDS encoding YxeA family protein, whose product MTKKSILVVILVLIVISGYKGYEYYTTIYKGDVAYAKVPDGVPMVEDTGQVISGSKSYKYDFDFVKKDGTIQKMDYELSSKNVTPLQPGSYVKVFISQTRIISGPNDVSKSDIPKNILEKLDK is encoded by the coding sequence ATGACAAAGAAAAGTATTTTAGTTGTCATTTTAGTATTAATCGTGATTTCTGGCTACAAAGGGTATGAGTATTACACAACGATTTATAAAGGTGATGTGGCGTATGCAAAAGTTCCAGATGGTGTTCCTATGGTGGAAGATACAGGTCAGGTTATATCAGGAAGTAAATCTTATAAATATGATTTTGATTTTGTGAAAAAAGATGGAACAATACAAAAAATGGATTATGAATTGAGTAGTAAAAATGTGACACCATTACAACCTGGTTCATACGTAAAAGTATTTATTAGTCAAACAAGGATAATTAGTGGACCAAATGATGTGTCAAAAAGTGATATTCCAAAGAATATATTAGAAAAGCTAGATAAATAA
- a CDS encoding amino acid ABC transporter ATP-binding protein has protein sequence MTDLIEIKHLQKQYGNHEVLKDINLSVKDGEVVTIIGPSGSGKSTLLRCINLLEEPTDGELLFKGDNILSPGYNLPKYRAHVGMVFQQFNLFENHDVLNNCIVGQVKVLKRSREEAERIAIENLDKVGMKDFAHAKPSQLSGGQKQRVAIARAISMDPEVMLFDEPTSALDPEMVGEVLKIMRELTGTGLTMIIVTHEMAFAEEVSDRVIFMDQGVVAEEGAPEKIFQHPEQARTKEFLQRILEG, from the coding sequence ATGACTGACTTAATTGAAATCAAACACTTACAAAAACAATACGGCAATCATGAAGTGTTAAAAGACATTAATCTATCCGTAAAAGATGGTGAAGTTGTTACCATTATAGGACCATCAGGTTCTGGTAAATCAACTTTACTTCGTTGCATTAATTTATTAGAAGAACCAACTGATGGGGAATTACTTTTTAAAGGTGATAACATCCTTTCTCCTGGGTATAACTTACCAAAATACCGTGCCCATGTTGGAATGGTGTTCCAACAATTTAATCTATTTGAAAATCACGATGTCTTAAATAACTGCATCGTTGGACAAGTAAAAGTATTAAAACGCTCACGCGAAGAAGCAGAACGTATCGCGATTGAAAATTTAGATAAAGTTGGGATGAAAGATTTTGCTCATGCTAAACCTAGCCAATTATCTGGTGGGCAAAAACAACGTGTCGCAATCGCTCGCGCTATCTCTATGGATCCTGAAGTGATGCTGTTCGATGAGCCAACCTCAGCACTTGATCCTGAAATGGTCGGGGAAGTATTAAAAATCATGCGTGAGTTAACTGGGACTGGATTAACCATGATTATCGTAACTCATGAGATGGCTTTTGCCGAAGAAGTATCTGATCGTGTCATTTTTATGGATCAAGGAGTTGTAGCTGAAGAAGGTGCTCCTGAAAAAATCTTCCAACATCCAGAACAAGCTCGTACAAAAGAATTTTTACAACGTATTTTAGAAGGATAA
- a CDS encoding ABC transporter permease subunit (The N-terminal region of this protein, as described by TIGR01726, is a three transmembrane segment that identifies a subfamily of ABC transporter permease subunits, which specificities that include histidine, arginine, glutamine, glutamate, L-cystine (sic), the opines (in Agrobacterium) octopine and nopaline, etc.) gives MQTNNRSTNHVLIALLFMFISLIMLTPKVEASDDKFVVGMEAGYPPFNWTQQNDNNGAVKIQGGNEYANGYDVMIAKRVAEGLGKELVIYKTAWDGLAPALTSGKVDAIIAGMSPTEERKKTIDFTNDYYHSNLVLVVAKDGKYANAKSLKDFEGAKVTAQLNTFHYSVIDQIEGVSKQTAMDDFSAMRVALQSGKIDAYVSEKPEGITAQKVNPNFKMIDFKDGQGFKTNRDDTSVSIGVKKGSQDIAKINDILAGINQTERDNFMDIAISEQPDSQSNENWIVKIVKENWQMFLKGAGVTLLISLVGTIVGTLIGLGIGLFRTIPTPKNMVNKVLFKLLNTLFSIYIEIFRGTPMIVQAMVIYYGSSQAFGIDMNPLAAALFIVSINTGAYMTEIVRGGIFSVDKGQFEAASAIGMTHGQTMVNVVIPQVFRNILPAMGNEFVINIKDTSVLNVIAVTELFFQAKTVAGSNFRFFDTFFVVCVIYFVMTFTVTRILRFVEKRMDGTGEYAPYANQMQTAILERKDDK, from the coding sequence ATGCAAACAAACAATCGTTCGACCAATCATGTCCTTATTGCACTATTATTTATGTTTATTAGTCTAATCATGCTAACACCAAAAGTGGAGGCAAGTGATGATAAATTTGTCGTGGGAATGGAAGCAGGCTATCCTCCATTCAACTGGACACAACAAAATGACAACAATGGCGCTGTTAAAATCCAAGGAGGAAACGAGTACGCAAACGGCTATGATGTCATGATCGCAAAACGTGTTGCTGAAGGCTTAGGAAAAGAACTGGTCATTTACAAAACAGCTTGGGATGGTTTAGCTCCTGCTTTAACTTCTGGAAAAGTAGATGCTATTATCGCTGGTATGTCTCCCACTGAAGAACGAAAAAAAACCATCGACTTTACCAATGACTATTATCACTCAAACTTAGTCTTAGTCGTTGCAAAAGATGGAAAATATGCCAATGCCAAAAGTCTGAAAGATTTTGAAGGAGCAAAAGTTACTGCCCAATTAAATACATTTCACTATTCTGTGATTGATCAAATCGAAGGTGTCTCAAAACAAACTGCCATGGATGATTTTTCTGCTATGCGTGTGGCACTTCAATCCGGAAAAATTGATGCCTATGTTTCAGAAAAACCTGAGGGAATCACCGCCCAAAAAGTAAATCCTAATTTTAAAATGATTGATTTTAAAGATGGCCAAGGCTTTAAAACAAATCGTGATGATACATCTGTTTCTATCGGTGTAAAAAAAGGCAGCCAAGATATCGCAAAAATTAATGACATTTTAGCTGGAATAAATCAAACTGAACGAGACAATTTTATGGATATTGCCATTAGTGAACAACCTGATTCACAGTCAAATGAAAATTGGATTGTCAAAATCGTCAAAGAAAACTGGCAAATGTTCTTAAAAGGTGCTGGAGTAACGCTTTTAATTTCACTGGTGGGAACAATTGTTGGAACATTAATTGGATTAGGGATTGGCTTATTTAGAACCATCCCAACGCCAAAAAATATGGTAAACAAAGTCTTATTTAAATTATTAAACACTCTATTTTCAATTTATATCGAAATTTTTAGAGGAACGCCAATGATCGTTCAAGCGATGGTGATTTACTATGGTTCTTCTCAAGCATTTGGGATTGATATGAATCCTCTTGCAGCAGCATTATTTATTGTATCAATCAATACTGGGGCTTACATGACAGAAATCGTTCGTGGTGGCATCTTCTCAGTTGATAAAGGACAATTTGAAGCAGCATCTGCTATTGGAATGACACACGGTCAAACAATGGTCAACGTCGTGATTCCACAAGTATTTAGAAATATTCTACCTGCTATGGGGAATGAGTTTGTCATCAATATTAAAGATACCTCTGTATTAAACGTGATTGCTGTCACTGAGTTGTTCTTCCAGGCTAAAACAGTCGCTGGAAGTAACTTTAGATTCTTTGATACCTTCTTTGTTGTCTGTGTGATTTACTTTGTCATGACCTTCACTGTAACGCGTATCTTGCGATTTGTTGAAAAACGTATGGACGGTACTGGTGAATACGCACCTTATGCTAATCAAATGCAAACAGCTATTTTAGAAAGAAAGGATGACAAATAA
- a CDS encoding EamA family transporter: MWFMSALVVVFAWGTADLFYKLGNNEKDKYSAQKTVVIVGLVMGLHAFFYYYLYLGVSFEWKNLLIYLPVSSMYILSMAIGYVGLRYIELSVSSPISNSSGAVSALLMFLILGAKMVWIQFIAVAVISVAIFMLSVYEKQEVDHELKVSGNVVDKKYQKSALAIIFPILYCVIDGLGTFLDGYYLDYAEILPENQANMSYEFTFLIVGLLLWGYLRVAKGEKIDVFHEKYKGLAALFETLGQFFYIGAIASNSIVVAPMIASYSIVSVLWSRIFLKEKLTKKQYVMIFAIIISVVVLGFFDE, translated from the coding sequence ATGTGGTTTATGTCAGCGCTGGTAGTTGTCTTTGCATGGGGGACAGCAGATTTATTTTATAAACTGGGAAACAATGAAAAAGATAAGTATAGTGCACAAAAAACAGTGGTCATTGTAGGATTAGTGATGGGACTTCATGCCTTTTTCTACTATTATTTGTATTTGGGTGTGAGTTTTGAATGGAAAAATTTATTGATTTATTTACCTGTGTCGTCCATGTATATTTTATCAATGGCGATCGGGTATGTGGGGCTTCGTTATATAGAGCTGAGTGTGTCTTCACCGATAAGTAATTCTTCAGGAGCAGTGTCAGCTTTATTAATGTTTCTGATACTAGGAGCGAAAATGGTGTGGATTCAATTTATTGCTGTGGCAGTTATTTCAGTCGCTATTTTTATGTTGTCTGTTTATGAAAAGCAAGAAGTTGATCACGAGTTAAAAGTATCAGGCAATGTGGTCGATAAAAAATATCAGAAAAGTGCACTTGCGATTATTTTTCCAATACTTTACTGCGTGATTGATGGATTGGGGACATTTTTGGATGGGTATTATTTAGATTATGCGGAAATTTTACCTGAAAACCAAGCCAACATGAGTTATGAATTTACTTTTTTAATCGTCGGGTTACTGCTGTGGGGATATTTACGAGTAGCTAAAGGAGAAAAAATTGATGTGTTTCATGAAAAATATAAAGGTCTTGCGGCACTTTTTGAAACTTTGGGACAATTTTTCTATATTGGTGCGATTGCGAGTAATTCCATTGTCGTAGCACCGATGATTGCTTCATATAGTATTGTATCAGTCTTGTGGTCACGAATTTTTTTAAAAGAGAAATTAACTAAAAAACAATACGTCATGATTTTTGCGATTATTATTTCTGTGGTTGTATTAGGCTTTTTTGACGAATAA
- a CDS encoding NAD-dependent protein deacylase: MEILQQAENIVFMTGAGVSTASGIPDYRSMTGVYHGVENPEYLLSHTCLKREPDVFYRFVQQLYHPEAKPNVIHEKMAELSQTKQVGIVTQNIDDLHIKAGSPNVVPFHGSLYDCYCQKCGQSVSVPDYMKSMYHQECGGITRPNVVLYEEGLSESNIETAISWLSQADVVCIVGTSFQVYPFSGLINYRKPDSQVIVVNKEPISLMMPHLLVQQKGEDFFSDI; this comes from the coding sequence ATGGAGATATTACAGCAGGCGGAAAATATCGTGTTTATGACAGGTGCCGGTGTCTCAACAGCATCGGGTATTCCTGATTATCGCTCTATGACAGGGGTATATCATGGAGTTGAAAATCCAGAATATTTGCTGAGTCATACTTGTTTAAAACGTGAGCCTGATGTTTTTTATCGATTTGTCCAACAATTATACCATCCAGAAGCAAAACCGAATGTGATTCATGAAAAAATGGCAGAATTAAGCCAAACGAAACAAGTTGGGATTGTGACGCAAAATATTGACGACTTGCATATTAAAGCAGGAAGTCCAAATGTGGTGCCGTTTCATGGGAGTTTGTATGATTGTTATTGTCAAAAATGTGGTCAGTCAGTTTCTGTTCCAGACTATATGAAGAGTATGTATCATCAAGAATGTGGCGGGATCACGCGTCCGAATGTGGTACTTTACGAAGAAGGCTTATCTGAGTCTAATATAGAAACAGCTATTTCTTGGTTGTCTCAAGCAGACGTTGTGTGTATTGTTGGCACAAGCTTTCAAGTGTATCCTTTTAGCGGACTGATTAATTACCGAAAACCTGATAGTCAGGTGATTGTGGTAAACAAAGAACCCATTTCATTAATGATGCCTCATCTTTTAGTGCAACAAAAAGGTGAAGATTTTTTCTCTGACATATAA
- a CDS encoding chorismate mutase, protein MLSQDRQRIDEIDEQIVSLLEERYDCVSHIAKIKKDNHIPVFDTTREEAVLEKIRQMVSNEDYADSIIETFNQIMMVSKDYQKSKQ, encoded by the coding sequence ATGTTAAGTCAAGATAGACAACGAATTGATGAAATTGATGAACAAATCGTATCATTATTGGAAGAAAGATATGATTGTGTGTCGCACATTGCGAAGATAAAAAAAGACAATCATATCCCAGTTTTTGATACAACAAGAGAAGAAGCCGTATTAGAAAAAATTCGACAAATGGTATCAAATGAGGATTATGCTGATTCAATCATCGAAACATTTAATCAAATCATGATGGTGTCAAAAGACTATCAAAAAAGTAAACAATAA
- a CDS encoding GNAT family N-acetyltransferase, whose translation MIEYRNGSNIKREQLELLYDSVGWIAYTKNLKGLEQALVNSLYVASAWHEEQLVGLIRVIGDDQTILYVQDILIHPDYQRQKIGTTLMSDVLETYKHVRQKVLLTVDEPDVRGFYESFGFESCDKGSTVAFYKEF comes from the coding sequence ATGATAGAATATAGAAACGGAAGTAATATAAAACGTGAACAACTAGAGTTGTTGTATGATAGTGTTGGATGGATAGCTTATACAAAAAATTTAAAAGGTTTAGAGCAAGCACTAGTTAATTCACTTTATGTGGCAAGTGCTTGGCATGAAGAACAATTAGTTGGTTTAATCAGAGTTATTGGTGATGATCAAACAATTTTATATGTACAAGATATTTTGATTCATCCAGACTATCAACGACAAAAAATTGGGACAACACTAATGTCTGATGTATTAGAAACGTATAAACATGTGCGCCAAAAAGTATTATTAACTGTTGATGAACCAGACGTTAGAGGATTTTACGAAAGTTTTGGATTCGAATCCTGTGATAAGGGAAGCACAGTTGCTTTTTATAAAGAGTTTTAG